In a genomic window of Telopea speciosissima isolate NSW1024214 ecotype Mountain lineage chromosome 5, Tspe_v1, whole genome shotgun sequence:
- the LOC122660784 gene encoding chalcone synthase 2-like, translating to MVVEVPKLAMDAATKAIQEWGQPKSKITHLVFTTICGIDAPGADFQLVKLLGLSSNIKRVMMYHLGCSGGATAIRVAKDLAENNKGARVLVVCAEINSVNGFKAPSETDLESLLGLALFSDGAAALIIGAEPDMSVGERPLYQLVTADSKILPDSEEMVAAHLRQTGLSIRLAKDLAPTISNNIEKCLVEGFGKIGITDWNSIFWVVHPGGPAILDMIQATVGLKKEKLEASRKVLIEYGNMSSPTLLFIMDEMRKKSLEEGKATTGEGFDWGVLLGFGPGLTVEMIVLRSIPINVSASAH from the coding sequence ATGGTGGTTGAGGTACCCAAGTTGGCCATGGATGCTGCAACCAAAGCAATCCAAGAATGGGGTCAGCCGAAATCAAAGATAACTCATCTTGTATTCACTACCATATGTGGCATCGATGCACCCGGGGCTGATTTCCAGCTTGTAAAGCTCTTAGGCCTTTCATCGAATATTAAACGTGTAATGATGTATCATCTAGGTTGCTCCGGTGGTGCCACTGCTATTCGTGTTGCTAAGGACCTTGCAGAGAACAATAAAGGTGCTCGTGTCTTGGTTGTTTGTGCAGAGATAAACTctgtgaatgggtttaaggcaCCATCTGAAACTGACTTGGAATCTCTACTAGGCTTGGCCCTCTTCTCAGATGGTGCAGCAGCTTTGATAATTGGTGCAGAGCCTGACATGTCAGTGGGTGAGCGCCCACTGTATCAACTTGTCACAGCTGATTCAAAGATTCTTCCAGACTCTGAAGAGATGGTTGCAGCTCATTTGCGTCAAACTGGTCTTTCAATCCGCTTAGCTAAGGATTTGGCTCCAACTATCTCTAATAATATTGAGAAATGCTTAGTGGAAGGATTTGGTAAGATTGGTATTACTGATTGGAACTCTATTTTTTGGGTGGTTCACCCTGGTGGTCCAGCCATTTTGGACATGATTCAAGCAACTGTTGGATTAAAGAAGGAGAAATTGGAAGCATCAAGGAAAGTGTTGATAGAGTATGGTAATATGTCAAGTCCAACATTATTGTTCATTATGGATGAGATGAGGAAGAAATCATTGGAGGAAGGGAAAGCCACAACTGGTGAAGGGTTTGATTGGGGTgtgctattagggtttggaccaGGTTTGACTGTGGAGATGATTGTCTTACGTAGTATTCCTATAAATGTTTCAGCATCAGCTCATTGA